In the Bacillus sp. FJAT-42376 genome, TATCTCTATTTAAAGGATTACATTAAAGGAGTGCTTGAAGCATGAAACGAGGGGTCATCATCGATCTGGCAGATAACTTTGCCATTGTCCTTACAGCAGACGGGCACTTTGTAAAAACCCGGGATGTGAAAAGCCACTATCAAATTGGAGAAGAGATTACCTTTCAAGCGGATGAATCAGTGAAGGCCTCTTCTCCCATTAAGCGCGGCTTATTAGGACTTCAGCAGGTAAGAATTGGATTTGTTACAGCGATTGCTATTATTTTAATTTTCTTTAGTCTGTATCCAGTTTTTAATGCGAACAAAGTGTATGCCTATATGACGATCGATATCAATCCCAGCTTTGAGCTTGCGATCAATGGAAATATGGAAGTCGTAAAATTAGAGCCTCTTAATGAGGACGGACGAAAACTGCTTGCCTCTTTTCCGGACTGGAACAACCAGGGGTTTCAGTCGGTGGTCAACAGCATTATTAATCAAAGCAGATCAAAGGGATATTTGAAAAAAGGGAAAGAAGTTTTAATCACCACAGTAATTGAGCGGAAGAACGATAAAAATTTTGAGAAAAATCTTTTAAGCCATGTGCAAACGATGGAAACCTCCTATACGGCAGAACCCATGACGATTAAAACCATCCAGTCAAATGTGGAAACACGCAATAAAGCGAAAGAAGAAGGAGTATCAACCGGCACATATATAAGGAACCATCACGCCGAAAAAAGCAATCCTCCAGCTTCTCCCGAAAAAGAGAGCAAGAAGGAGCAGCATCCAGCACCGGAGCCTTCTCAGGCACCTGAACCGGAAGAACAAAATAAAACGAACCCGGGAAAAGAAACCGGATGCAAGCCGGCCTGTGATGAGAAAAAAGAAAAGCCGGAAGACAAGAAGCAAAAACCGGATCCAAAGGTATTAAAGGAAATGGAGAAGAAGGGAAAACAGCCACCGACCGTTCCTCCTGAGAGGGACAAAGCTCCATCCGCCCGTCAGGATAAAGAGACGGAACATCCAAAACAAATGGATGAACCTTCGTTCGGACGATCTGAGGATGAAGACAAATACGAAGAAACAAATAATCCGGACGATCTCCAT is a window encoding:
- a CDS encoding anti-sigma factor domain-containing protein codes for the protein MKRGVIIDLADNFAIVLTADGHFVKTRDVKSHYQIGEEITFQADESVKASSPIKRGLLGLQQVRIGFVTAIAIILIFFSLYPVFNANKVYAYMTIDINPSFELAINGNMEVVKLEPLNEDGRKLLASFPDWNNQGFQSVVNSIINQSRSKGYLKKGKEVLITTVIERKNDKNFEKNLLSHVQTMETSYTAEPMTIKTIQSNVETRNKAKEEGVSTGTYIRNHHAEKSNPPASPEKESKKEQHPAPEPSQAPEPEEQNKTNPGKETGCKPACDEKKEKPEDKKQKPDPKVLKEMEKKGKQPPTVPPERDKAPSARQDKETEHPKQMDEPSFGRSEDEDKYEETNNPDDLHSEDSDSMDGEDGKKKDSKVKKEKDSKVKIEKESKVKKDKNQQGSNANRQMKKAAEDMETDSKHKRLDGDEEDEKQEDQ